TGAACTTAAGATCTCTAACAGCTTTTAAAATAGCATCATAATCATCAACCAAAACTTTATCACACTGAACTGAATTCTCAACTCTATCAAACATTAAAACATGAATATCGTCAGGAATTTCATTCAAATGAGAAAACTCCTGCAAAACCTGAGTTTCTTCTGATACTGAAATTATTAATCCGTCTACCATTCCATTGGTTAATGCTTCAACAGATTTCACCTCTTTTTCATGAGATTCATTAGTGATAGAAATTATAATATTATAATCTGTGTTCGCAATTACTGATTCTATCCCTCTTAAAGCACGAGCTAAAAAGAAGTTTTTGATACTAGGCAGTACAACACCAATTGTATTTGTTTTTCCTGATTTTAAGTTTAATGCCGCTCTGTTTGGTTTATAGTTATGAAGTTTCGCAGCTTCTTCAACTTTTCTCTTTGTTGATTCACTTATTTCATGACTATCATTAAGTGCTTTTGAAACTGTAGAAACCGATACTTTTAATAATTTGGCTAATTCCTTAAGCGTGATACTTTTTTTCATAAAATCAGAAAATTTGACTAATTGGTATGCTGTAAATTTATCAATTTAAAATTAGTAAAGAAATAAAGAAGGACTTAGTTTTGTAATTTTTCAATTATTTTCTACCAAATGAACACTTACATTTTCACTTCAGAGAGATTGGGATTTAGAAATTGGAAAGCAGATGATGTTGATTTACTTTTCAAACTAAATTCAAATCAAGAGGTAATGCGTTATTTTCCCTCAGCTCAAACTAAAGAGCAATGTGCTGAATTTATTGGACGTATGCAGAACCAATTTGAGAAAAACAAATTCTGTTATTTTGCTGTTGATCTTTTAGAAACTGAAGAGTTCATTGGTTTCATTGGAATTTCTGAACAAACTTATGAGATTGACTTTAATCCATCTGTAGATATTGGTTGGAGAGTTCTACCAAAATATTGGGGAAAAGGATACGCCACTGAAGGAGCGAGAGCTTGTTTACATTATGGTTTTGAAACAATTCAATTAGAAAA
This genomic window from Tenacibaculum sp. 190524A05c contains:
- a CDS encoding LacI family DNA-binding transcriptional regulator, with product MKKSITLKELAKLLKVSVSTVSKALNDSHEISESTKRKVEEAAKLHNYKPNRAALNLKSGKTNTIGVVLPSIKNFFLARALRGIESVIANTDYNIIISITNESHEKEVKSVEALTNGMVDGLIISVSEETQVLQEFSHLNEIPDDIHVLMFDRVENSVQCDKVLVDDYDAILKAVRDLKFKGRNKIVLASTINKLSVGQLRTRGYIDGIKDQHEPILIEGPEDFVEVKMNRLLQEQEIEAIIALDEEASLASFRAGKKNGVLENGKVFLIGYAGKTMSEHLTPSLTTIDQHGKKVGRTSAKLLLERLKKPKRDIQQIVVDSTLRERDTTLKRS
- a CDS encoding GNAT family N-acetyltransferase, with product MNTYIFTSERLGFRNWKADDVDLLFKLNSNQEVMRYFPSAQTKEQCAEFIGRMQNQFEKNKFCYFAVDLLETEEFIGFIGISEQTYEIDFNPSVDIGWRVLPKYWGKGYATEGARACLHYGFETIQLEKIVSVAPSINIPSITVMKKIGMEKVKSFNHPLLTDFPKIEECVLFEITKN